A genomic region of Roseateles amylovorans contains the following coding sequences:
- a CDS encoding mechanosensitive ion channel family protein, which translates to MSFVTLLLIGLWLPAGIAVAASTSTSASTAHGVPLAASSSVATSTAASAVPVPLADILSRADRDQWVIDRIRRQLTRSDVSDGLTEGLAVLSKSVEDKRRTYTPDEIRQLPVIRLESLDRYWALDERRFQQWQAEAVRHLAPLAEDATVLNRIRLQWEATLAAQTQLPAALADRIAALLADLAEAEQGVSPRLARQIALGQEARELAGRIQTGRDAVGEVIGVADQRLFQRDLPPLWASAAVPRASAASAASATEVSESGLDLESSFAADYLAVSTLKIQATTVLQVSLLILMLWAARRSRRDAALTASAPSAMPPVDGATGHVPSSSLRPGRLLSRPLSAWVLLGMLVTLPLRTDAPLMTRELAVVIALVPALRLFPVSSLKDWSPMPQIVVMLYALKWLCLLALDNALLYRVLLLGLSILALAWLVYWLCTVHAGPLLGVGPLSPAWRALGWSAVAMLGAGALAQISGHVTLGQTLINGVFDLAYLGLLLHLAQSLLLALLQLVMGPAAASASRSPLWRTHAGQVGKLLGRGLQFAAKVGWLIYAASVLRLLRPVQSAVEAVLGHRFEVGEISISLGDLLVFALSVLLAYVSARLVRGLLRNRLNDNPALPRGAGNSIASLSYYAVLMLGFMVALSAAGFKVSQLALVFGALGVGIGFGLQGIVSNFVSGLVLMFERPIQPGDMIEIGDILGRVRHIGLRATVLRTADGADVVVPNGALLAGNLKNWTMFDRHRRIEVPISVSFGSDVAQVLTTLDAVARTTAGVAEDPPPAALFIGTGTSSLDFSLRVWTCDFDQWMTVRSGLLARVLEAFGEAGITIPFSQLDVNLRQVVEPAAASTLGPAEGPSAGPTEAPPMPPASPAVS; encoded by the coding sequence ATGTCCTTCGTGACCCTGCTGCTGATCGGCCTGTGGCTGCCTGCGGGCATCGCGGTGGCGGCGTCGACGTCGACCTCCGCCTCAACGGCCCATGGGGTGCCCCTCGCCGCGTCTTCCAGCGTCGCGACCTCCACGGCGGCATCGGCCGTGCCTGTCCCGCTGGCCGACATCCTGTCCCGGGCCGACCGGGACCAATGGGTCATCGATCGCATCCGTCGCCAACTGACCCGGTCGGACGTGTCGGACGGTTTGACCGAGGGTCTGGCGGTGCTGTCGAAGTCGGTGGAGGACAAGCGCCGCACCTACACCCCGGACGAGATCCGACAGCTGCCGGTGATTCGCCTCGAAAGCCTGGACCGGTACTGGGCCCTGGACGAGCGACGCTTCCAGCAGTGGCAGGCGGAGGCCGTGCGCCATCTGGCCCCGTTGGCCGAGGACGCCACCGTGCTGAACCGGATTCGTCTGCAGTGGGAGGCCACCCTGGCCGCGCAGACGCAGCTGCCGGCCGCATTGGCCGATCGCATTGCCGCGCTGCTGGCCGACCTGGCCGAGGCCGAACAAGGCGTGTCGCCCCGGCTGGCCCGGCAGATTGCCCTGGGACAGGAAGCCCGCGAATTGGCCGGCCGTATCCAGACCGGCCGCGATGCGGTCGGGGAAGTGATCGGGGTGGCCGACCAACGTCTGTTTCAACGCGACCTGCCGCCGTTGTGGGCCTCGGCGGCGGTGCCGCGTGCTTCGGCTGCATCGGCCGCATCGGCCACGGAAGTCTCGGAGTCGGGCCTGGACCTGGAGTCCAGTTTCGCGGCGGACTACCTGGCCGTTTCCACCCTCAAGATTCAGGCCACGACCGTGCTGCAGGTGTCGCTGCTGATCCTGATGCTGTGGGCCGCCCGGCGATCCAGGCGCGACGCGGCCCTGACCGCATCGGCGCCCTCCGCGATGCCACCGGTCGACGGGGCGACCGGTCACGTGCCGTCGTCATCCTTGCGGCCCGGCCGGTTGCTGAGCCGTCCGCTGTCGGCCTGGGTGCTGCTGGGCATGCTGGTGACCCTGCCGCTGCGCACCGATGCGCCGCTGATGACCCGGGAGCTTGCGGTCGTGATCGCCCTCGTCCCTGCGCTGCGGCTGTTCCCGGTCAGTTCGCTCAAGGACTGGTCGCCGATGCCCCAGATCGTGGTCATGCTCTACGCGCTGAAGTGGCTCTGCCTGCTGGCGTTGGACAACGCCCTGCTCTACCGGGTGCTGCTGCTCGGTCTGTCGATCCTGGCCCTGGCTTGGCTGGTGTACTGGCTGTGCACCGTCCATGCCGGGCCGCTGCTCGGCGTGGGGCCCTTGTCCCCCGCCTGGCGCGCCTTGGGCTGGAGCGCCGTCGCGATGCTGGGCGCCGGGGCGCTGGCGCAGATCAGCGGTCATGTCACCTTGGGCCAGACGCTGATCAACGGCGTGTTCGACCTGGCCTACCTCGGCCTGCTGCTTCATCTGGCGCAGTCGCTGCTGCTGGCGTTGTTGCAGCTGGTGATGGGCCCCGCAGCGGCATCGGCCTCCCGATCTCCGTTGTGGCGGACCCATGCCGGGCAGGTGGGCAAGCTGCTGGGCCGGGGGCTTCAATTCGCGGCCAAGGTCGGCTGGCTGATCTATGCGGCCAGCGTGCTGCGGCTGCTGCGGCCGGTGCAGTCGGCGGTGGAGGCGGTGCTGGGGCACCGCTTCGAGGTGGGGGAGATCTCGATCAGCCTGGGCGACCTGCTGGTGTTTGCGTTATCGGTGCTGCTGGCCTACGTCAGCGCGCGCCTGGTGCGCGGCCTGCTGCGGAACCGGCTCAACGACAACCCCGCATTGCCCCGCGGGGCCGGCAACAGCATCGCGTCGCTCAGCTACTACGCGGTGTTGATGCTGGGTTTCATGGTGGCACTGTCGGCCGCCGGGTTCAAGGTCAGTCAACTGGCCCTGGTGTTCGGGGCGCTGGGGGTCGGCATCGGCTTCGGGCTGCAGGGCATCGTCAGCAACTTCGTGTCCGGCCTGGTGCTGATGTTCGAGCGTCCCATCCAGCCCGGCGACATGATCGAGATCGGGGACATCCTGGGCCGTGTGCGCCACATCGGTCTGCGGGCGACGGTGCTGCGCACCGCCGACGGCGCCGATGTCGTGGTGCCCAACGGCGCGCTGCTGGCGGGCAACCTCAAGAACTGGACCATGTTCGATCGTCATCGGCGCATCGAGGTGCCGATCAGCGTGAGCTTCGGCTCCGATGTGGCGCAGGTGCTGACCACGCTGGATGCGGTGGCGCGCACCACCGCCGGCGTGGCCGAGGACCCGCCACCTGCCGCGCTGTTCATCGGTACCGGCACCAGCTCGCTGGACTTCTCGCTGCGGGTGTGGACCTGCGATTTCGATCAATGGATGACCGTTCGCAGCGGTCTGCTCGCGCGGGTGCTGGAGGCCTTCGGCGAAGCCGGCATCACGATTCCGTTCAGTCAGTTGGATGTGAATCTGCGGCAGGTGGTGGAGCCGGCCGCTGCGTCGACCCTGGGGCCTGCCGAGGGACCGTCGGCCGGGCCCACCGAAGCGCCGCCCATGCCTCCAGCGTCCCCTGCCGTGTCCTGA